CTTTACTTTTCAATAAGGATGCTAACTTATCTAGCTCTTTTGTTTCGGCATTTGGGTTAAACCGTGAACATGTCTTCAAATAATCATCTTCCATGCCAATATATATTGATTTAAACTTATCAAGTTCTTGTTTTGTTGCATCGACAGTCTCCTTTAACTCTCGAAATTTCGCTTCAAAATCGCCAAATTTTATACTTTCAAAACATTTTTGGACCCAAGGGGATATCCACCGAGAGACCCAAGGCAAGATAGCAACACACAATAAAACAAGACTTATCATGTCTAGCTTGAATAAATTATAGACATGCAATGTTACTAAAACCATACAAGCCAGAGAGAAAAATATTTTTATTTCCTTTGACATTCCATGAACCCCTTTTCAAAATCGACTATGCAATCATTGTATTCGATATCAATACTAATCCAACAAATAAATAGCATCAACATTCAAATCAATATATATAGAAAACAATTTTTATACTACCACAATACATTTTCAATAATCTCAACACTAGGACCGAGTAATCATGCTATGCAAAACACGGGCAGCCAAAACGATTTCTTCAAATATTTCATACCTATTAAAACATCACATTAGATTACGAGAAGCGACGCAAATCCATTGCGACCGCTACTGAGGCGTAAGGAACTTTTTCCCTGTGACCTGATGAGAAAATCTATCACAAACTTCCAAACAACTACAATCGGAAACATCACTTTTCCGGAGCCGCGCCATGAAAAGCTATCGCAAGGAACTGTGGTTCAATGTCCCGTCGCGTCGCGGGTTTGTGAACATCACCCAGGAGGTGCAGGACGCAATTGACGCTTCCGGCATCGCGGAAGGCCTGTGTCTGGTCAACGCCATGCACATCACCGCCTCGGTGTTTATAAACGACGACGAATCCGGCCTGCACCACGACTACGAGGTCTGGCTGGAAAAGCTCGCCCCCCACGAGCCGGTCTCCGGCTATCGCCACAACGTCGGCGAGGATAATGCCGACGCCCACATGAAGCGCCAGATCATGGGCCGGGAAGTCGTCGTAGCCGTGACCGAAGGCCGCCTCGACTTCGGTACCTGGGAACGCATTTTTTACGGCGAGTTCGACGGCCGACGCAAAAAACGGGTACTGGTCAAGATCATCGGCGAGTAGTTGTCTGATGTGGTCTGCCCGGCGACGGCCGGCAAGTGACGCTGCGCCGGCTTGTCCAATGCGGCAACAGGCAGTATGGTCAGGAAACATCGTTTACTCTCTGACCTGGGCTGCGGCAGCGCTGA
The nucleotide sequence above comes from Desulfovibrio sp. TomC. Encoded proteins:
- a CDS encoding secondary thiamine-phosphate synthase enzyme YjbQ translates to MKSYRKELWFNVPSRRGFVNITQEVQDAIDASGIAEGLCLVNAMHITASVFINDDESGLHHDYEVWLEKLAPHEPVSGYRHNVGEDNADAHMKRQIMGREVVVAVTEGRLDFGTWERIFYGEFDGRRKKRVLVKIIGE